A region of Sugiyamaella lignohabitans strain CBS 10342 chromosome A, complete sequence DNA encodes the following proteins:
- the DUR3 gene encoding Dur3p (Plasma membrane transporter for both urea and polyamines; expression is highly sensitive to nitrogen catabolite repression and induced by allophanate, the last intermediate of the allantoin degradative pathway; GO_component: GO:0016021 - integral component of membrane [Evidence IEA]; GO_component: GO:0016021 - integral component of membrane [Evidence ISM] [PMID 12192589]; GO_component: GO:0016020 - membrane [Evidence IEA,IEA,IEA]; GO_component: GO:0005886 - plasma membrane [Evidence IDA] [PMID 17218313]; GO_component: GO:0005886 - plasma membrane [Evidence IMP,ISS] [PMID 8335627]; GO_function: GO:0015489 - putrescine transmembrane transporter activity [Evidence IDA,IMP] [PMID 17218313]; GO_function: GO:0015606 - spermidine transmembrane transporter activity [Evidence IDA,IMP] [PMID 17218313]; GO_function: GO:0005215 - transporter activity [Evidence IEA]; GO_function: GO:0015204 - urea transmembrane transporter activity [Evidence IMP,ISS] [PMID 8335627]; GO_process: GO:0015847 - putrescine transport [Evidence IDA,IMP] [PMID 17218313]; GO_process: GO:0015848 - spermidine transport [Evidence IDA,IMP] [PMID 17218313]; GO_process: GO:0055085 - transmembrane transport [Evidence IEA]; GO_process: GO:0006810 - transport [Evidence IEA,IEA]; GO_process: GO:0043419 - urea catabolic process [Evidence IEP] [PMID 8335627]; GO_process: GO:0015840 - urea transport [Evidence IMP,ISS] [PMID 8335627]), translated as MTAPLSEGVGYGVVVGVGFAFAIGMILTTASLRRYQKEVMTSEEFSTAGRSVKTGLIACAVVSSWTWAATLLQSTAQVYKNGVMGAYSYAAGATVQVSCNSKTPVSLIKC; from the coding sequence ATGACAGCCCCATTATCAGAAGGAGTTGGCTATGGTGTCGTGGTGGGCGTTGGTTTCGCCTTCGCAATTGGTATGATTCTGACCACTGCTTCTCTGCGTCGTTACCAGAAAGAAGTTATGACTTCAGAAGAGTTCTCGACTGCGGGAAGATCTGTCAAGACTGGTTTGATTGCCTGTGCTGTTGTCAGTAGTTGGACTTGGGCTGCAACTCTATTACAATCCACTGCTCAAGTTTACAAGAATGGTGTCATGGGAGCCTATTCCTATGCCGCTGGTGCAACCGTACAAGTAAGTTGTAATTCCAAGACCCCTGTCTCTCTAATCAAATGCTAA
- the DUR3 gene encoding Dur3p (Plasma membrane transporter for both urea and polyamines; expression is highly sensitive to nitrogen catabolite repression and induced by allophanate, the last intermediate of the allantoin degradative pathway; GO_component: GO:0016021 - integral component of membrane [Evidence IEA]; GO_component: GO:0016021 - integral component of membrane [Evidence ISM] [PMID 12192589]; GO_component: GO:0016020 - membrane [Evidence IEA,IEA,IEA]; GO_component: GO:0005886 - plasma membrane [Evidence IDA] [PMID 17218313]; GO_component: GO:0005886 - plasma membrane [Evidence IMP,ISS] [PMID 8335627]; GO_function: GO:0015489 - putrescine transmembrane transporter activity [Evidence IDA,IMP] [PMID 17218313]; GO_function: GO:0015606 - spermidine transmembrane transporter activity [Evidence IDA,IMP] [PMID 17218313]; GO_function: GO:0005215 - transporter activity [Evidence IEA]; GO_function: GO:0015204 - urea transmembrane transporter activity [Evidence IMP,ISS] [PMID 8335627]; GO_process: GO:0015847 - putrescine transport [Evidence IDA,IMP] [PMID 17218313]; GO_process: GO:0015848 - spermidine transport [Evidence IDA,IMP] [PMID 17218313]; GO_process: GO:0055085 - transmembrane transport [Evidence IEA]; GO_process: GO:0006810 - transport [Evidence IEA,IEA]; GO_process: GO:0043419 - urea catabolic process [Evidence IEP] [PMID 8335627]; GO_process: GO:0015840 - urea transport [Evidence IMP,ISS] [PMID 8335627]), which yields MAIELKKKAPTAHTFLEVVRQRYGTATHIVYLCFGLATNILVTAMLLTGGSAVVSDLTGMNTVAACFLLPLGVVIYTLFGGIRATFLTDYIHTVIIYVIILVFAFTVYATSDLIGSPGRLYDLLVKLAETSPLAGNAEGSYLTMKSRSGGIFYVINLAGNFGTVFLDNGYWNKAIAASPASALPGYVMGGLAWFSIPWLLATTLGLAALALQHNPAWPTYPNPMSAADVSAGLVLPNAAVALLGKGGAGAALILVFMAVTSASSAELIAVSSIFTFDIYKTYFNPTASGKRLIWITHTTVIAYGLVMAGFSVGLFYAGVSMGYLYLLMGVIISAGVIPLCLTLMWKGLNWHAATFTPVIGFIFAITSWLSTTKGLFGTLNVTTTGSEMPMLAGNVVALCSPLVIVPVLTLIFKMDNYDFEELKNIKSVKDDYPVEEETTIDSTEASKTMAVVNEEAIAARDAADQLILHKYSKIARILTVVIALSLLIIWPMPMYGSGYIFSKKFFTGWVVVAVIWGMMGLLAVGVYPLIESRLAIAHTLRGIFWDLTGQSYKLRAWQNAHPEEMHGHVQRGVDAQIFNAPGSPPPELSEREEKE from the coding sequence ATGGCAATAGAACTCAAGAAAAAGGCTCCTACTGCCCATACTTTCCTGGAAGTTGTCAGGCAGAGATATGGCACTGCTACTCACATTGTGTACCTAtgttttggtttggctACTAATATTCTTGTTACTGCTATGTTGCTCActggtggttctgctgtTGTAAGCGACTTAACTGGTATGAACACCGTTGCTGCATGTTTCTTGCTTCCTTTGGGTGttgttatttatacttTATTTGGTGGTATTCGTGCCACTTTCCTCACTGATTACATTCACACCGTAATCATTTATGTTATTATTCTCGTATTTGCCTTTACTGTGTATGCCACCTCTGACCTTATTGGATCACCTGGTCGTTTGTATGACTTGCTCGTCAAACTGGCTGAGACCTCTCCATTGGCTGGTAATGCTGAAGGTTCTTACTTGACTATGAAATCCAGATCTGGCGGTATTTTCTATGTTATCAATTTGGCTGGTAACTTCGGTACTGTCTTTTTGGATAATGGATACTGGAACAAGGCTATTGCTGCTTCGCCAGCTTCTGCTCTTCCTGGTTATGTTATGGGTGGCTTGGCTTGGTTCTCCATCCCATGGCTGCTCGCTACTACCTTGGGATTGGCTGCCTTGGCTCTTCAACACAACCCTGCTTGGCCCACCTACCCCAATCCTatgtctgctgctgatgtcaGTGCTGGACTTGTTCTTCCAAATGCTGCTGTGGCTCTTCTCGGAAAGGGTGGTGCTGGCGCTGCTCTTATTTTGGTGTTCATGGCAGTCACTTCTGCCAGTTCTGCCGAACTTATTGCTGTCTCGTCAATCTTTACCTTTGATATTTACAAGACCTACTTCAACCCTACTGCCAGTGGAAAGAGGCTGATTTGGATCACCCATACCACCGTCATTGCTTACGGTCTGGTAATGGCTGGTTTTTCCGTTGGTCTTTTCTACGCCGGTGTTTCTATGGGTTACCTTTATTTGTTGATGGGTGTTATTAtttctgctggtgttatTCCTCTTTGTTTGACCTTGATGTGGAAAGGACTTAACTGGCATGCTGCCACCTTTACTCCTGTTATTGGATTCATCTTCGCCATTACTTCATGGTTAAGTACAACCAAGGGCTTGTTTGGTACCTTGAATGTTACTACCACTGGATCTGAGATGCCTATGTTGGCAGGAAACGTAGTAGCTCTTTGCTCTCCTCTTGTTATTGTCCCTGTCCTTACCTTGATTTTCAAGATGGACAACTATGATTTCGAAGAGTTGAAGAATATCAAGAGTGTTAAAGATGACTACCCCGTTGAAGAGGAGACCACCATTGACAGCACCGAAGCGTCCAAGACTATGGCTGTAGTCAATGAAGAGGCCATTGCCGCCagagatgctgctgatcAACTGATCCTGCACAAGTATTCCAAGATAGCCAGAATTCTGACTGTTGTTATCGCACTTTCCCTGCTCATTATTTGGCCAATGCCCATGTACGGATCAGGATACATTTTCAGCAAGAAGTTCTTCACCGGTTGGGTGGTCGTTGCTGTCATCTGGGGAATGATGGGATTACTTGCTGTTGGAGTTTATCCACTGATTGAGAGTAGATTGGCTATTGCCCATACTCTCCGTGGTATCTTCTGGGACCTTACTGGACAGTCTTACAAACTACGGGCCTGGCAAAATGCCCACCCCGAGGAAATGCATGGTCACGTCCAACGAGGAGTGGATGCCCAGATCTTCAATGCTCCAGGAAGTCCCCCTCCTGAGCTCTctgaaagagaagaaaaggagTAA
- the AST1 gene encoding Ast1p (Lipid raft associated protein; interacts with the plasma membrane ATPase Pma1p and has a role in its targeting to the plasma membrane by influencing its incorporation into lipid rafts; sometimes classified in the medium-chain dehydrogenase/reductases (MDRs) superfamily; AST1 has a paralog, AST2, that arose from the whole genome duplication; GO_component: GO:0005794 - Golgi apparatus [Evidence IDA] [PMID 11739806]; GO_component: GO:0005770 - late endosome [Evidence IDA] [PMID 11739806]; GO_component: GO:0016020 - membrane [Evidence IEA,IEA]; GO_component: GO:0045121 - membrane raft [Evidence IDA] [PMID 11739806]; GO_component: GO:0005886 - plasma membrane [Evidence IDA] [PMID 11739806]; GO_function: GO:0003674 - molecular_function [Evidence ND]; GO_function: GO:0016491 - oxidoreductase activity [Evidence IEA]; GO_function: GO:0008270 - zinc ion binding [Evidence IEA]; GO_process: GO:0055114 - oxidation-reduction process [Evidence IEA]; GO_process: GO:0006612 - protein targeting to membrane [Evidence IGI] [PMID 7822420]; GO_process: GO:0032596 - protein transport into membrane raft [Evidence IMP,IPI] [PMID 11739806]), translated as MATTSFEALTYKRAGKLRFVKNPIPSNIGPTSVLIKIRCAALNPVDIKLANLAPLSFVPGEKAVGRDYSGDIVKVGDAITNQFQPGDRVCGMLAKIWGTGTLATHIVIDINKQAVIKVPNGLSYEEAAAFPLCFGTAYQALAAADPKLLRGPDSSVLILGGATTVGSFAIQLAKQHFGVDKVVATCSTSSESYVRELGADITVDYRKSKDLAKDIINVVNTDLDGKRFAFVLDCIGGYEVVSQFPKLLLPSRTGSAFISIVGDVSSSDYTASHILSYLYRLPFMATRIFFGRLYGINYHIRFVSPTHEWVKKAKDIFEQNHIKVTIDSVYPLKDWKQGWTKLDSQRSRGKVVIAIE; from the coding sequence ATGGCTACTACATCATTTGAAGCACTCACATATAAGAGGGCTGGCAAGCTACGATTCGTCAAAAACCCCATTCCTTCGAATATAGGACCTACATCAGTTCTGATCAAGATCCGATGTGCTGCTCTTAACCCTGTTGATATTAAATTGGCGAACCTTGCACCTCTCAGTTTCGTTCCTGGTGAAAAGGCTGTGGGTAGAGATTAttctggtgatattgtCAAAGTGGGTGATGCTATCACTAACCAGTTCCAACCTGGTGATAGAGTATGTGGCATGCTCGCCAAGATTTGGGGCACAGGCACTCTTGCTACTCATATTGTAATcgatatcaacaaacagGCAGTTATCAAGGTTCCAAATGGACTCTCGTACGAAGAGGCTGCCGCATTCCCTTTATGTTTTGGAACCGCATACCAAGCcctagcagcagctgatcCCAAACTTCTAAGAGGACCTGACTCTTCAGTTCTCATTCTCGGTGGAGCCACTACTGTAGGCTCGTTTGCTATCCAACTCGCCAAACAGCATTTTGGTGTCGACAAAGTTGTTGCGACATGCTCTACATCGAGTGAATCTTATGTACGTGAGCTAGGTGCTGATATTACTGTCGATTATCGAAAGTCTAAGGATCTCGCTAAGGATATCATAAACGTTGTTAATACAGACTTGGATGGAAAAAGGTTCGCCTTTGTACTTGACTGTATAGGAGGTTATGAGGTTGTGTCCCAGTTTCCAAAGCTTCTGCTCCCCAGTAGAACGGGGTCCGCTTTTATCTCAATTGTCGGAGATGTGAGCTCGTCGGATTACACAGCAAGCCATATCCTGTCTTATTTATACCGTTTGCCATTCATGGCCACGAGAATTTTCTTTGGCCGCTTGTACGGCATAAACTATCATATCAGGTTTGTCTCGCCCACTCATGAATGGGTCAAAAAGGCCAAAGATATCTTTGAACAAAACCACATCAAAGTCACTATTGACAGCGTCTACCCCCTGAAAGACTGGAAACAGGGCTGGACCAAGCTAGATAGCCAGCGGAGCCGAGGCAAAGTCGTCATCGCTATTGAgtaa
- the VCX1 gene encoding Vcx1p (Vacuolar membrane antiporter with Ca2+/H+ and K+/H+ exchange activity; involved in control of cytosolic Ca2+ and K+ concentrations; has similarity to sodium/calcium exchangers, including the bovine Na+/Ca2+,K+ antiporter; GO_component: GO:0000324 - fungal-type vacuole [Evidence IDA] [PMID 8628289]; GO_component: GO:0000329 - fungal-type vacuole membrane [Evidence IDA] [PMID 20709757]; GO_component: GO:0016021 - integral component of membrane [Evidence IEA,IEA]; GO_component: GO:0016021 - integral component of membrane [Evidence ISM] [PMID 12192589]; GO_component: GO:0016020 - membrane [Evidence IEA]; GO_component: GO:0005774 - vacuolar membrane [Evidence IEA]; GO_component: GO:0005773 - vacuole [Evidence IEA]; GO_function: GO:0015369 - calcium:proton antiporter activity [Evidence IEA]; GO_function: GO:0015369 - calcium:proton antiporter activity [Evidence IMP] [PMID 20709757]; GO_function: GO:0015369 - calcium:proton antiporter activity [Evidence IDA,IMP] [PMID 8628289]; GO_function: GO:0008324 - cation transmembrane transporter activity [Evidence IEA]; GO_function: GO:0046872 - metal ion binding [Evidence IEA]; GO_function: GO:0015386 - potassium:proton antiporter activity [Evidence IMP] [PMID 20709757]; GO_process: GO:0070588 - calcium ion transmembrane transport [Evidence IEA]; GO_process: GO:0006816 - calcium ion transport [Evidence IEA,IEA]; GO_process: GO:0006816 - calcium ion transport [Evidence IDA,IMP] [PMID 8628289]; GO_process: GO:0006812 - cation transport [Evidence IEA]; GO_process: GO:0006874 - cellular calcium ion homeostasis [Evidence IMP] [PMID 8628289]; GO_process: GO:0006811 - ion transport [Evidence IEA]; GO_process: GO:0006828 - manganese ion transport [Evidence IDA] [PMID 15522090]; GO_process: GO:0055085 - transmembrane transport [Evidence IEA]; GO_process: GO:0055085 - transmembrane transport [Evidence IDA,IMP] [PMID 8628289]; GO_process: GO:0006810 - transport [Evidence IEA]), producing MTENTPLLGSRPRPSLSYKLNAILFTSYVNILLVFVPIGLIAGYYDMGAVTVFSTNFLAIIPLAALLSFATEELADKVGQTIGGLLNATFGNAVELIVAIVALTKGEIQIVQASMLGSILSNILLVLGCCFVAGGYNRVQQSFNQTAAQTMSSLMAVATSSLLIPAAFHATTPSSRGDEAVLALSRGTSVVLLVIYILYLFFQIKTHAQFFEETPSAATGAEVVEDEHESTLEPVEAVFMLFVVTIAVAFCAEYLVDSIDSIVTKTGISKTFIGLILLPIVGNAAEHVTAVIVAMKDKMDLAIGVAVGSSMQIALFLTPFCVILGWFIDQPMSLYFDTFETAVLFVAVFITNYLILDGESNWLEGAMLIATYIIVAISFYVYPDSPLPPPN from the coding sequence ATGACTGAAAACACCCCGCTTCTCGGATCGAGACCAAGACCCTCGTTGTCTTACAAGCTCAATGCCATTCTGTTCACCAGCTATGTGAACATTTTACTTGTATTTGTGCCAATTGGCTTGATAGCAGGTTATTATGATATGGGCGCAGTGACTGTGTTCAGCACTAATTTCCTGGCCATCATCCCTCTAGCAGCTTTACTTTCGTTTGCTACTGAGGAATTGGCTGACAAGGTCGGACAGACTATTGGTGGTCTTTTGAATGCGACATTTGGCAACGCCGTTGAGCTTATTGTAGCAATTGTGGCCTTGACTAAAGGAGAAATCCAGATTGTTCAAGCTTCAATGCTAGGATCCATTTTGTCGAACATTTTGCTTGTTCTCGGATGTTGTTTTGTGGCTGGTGGTTATAACCGTGTCCAGCAGAGTTTCAACCAAACAGCTGCTCAAACTATGTCGTCTTTGATGGCCGTAGCCACTTCTTCGTTGTTGATTCCTGCCGCGTTCCATGCCACTACCCCATCTTCCCGTGGTGACGAGGCTGTCCTAGCTCTTTCCCGAGGAACATCAGTGGTTCTGCTTGTTATCTACATTCTTTACCTGTTTTTCCAGATCAAGACCCATGCTCAATTCTTTGAAGAGACaccttctgctgctactggtgccGAGGTTGTCGAGGACGAGCACGAGTCGACTCTGGAGCCTGTGGAGGCCGTTTTCATGCTGTTTGTGGTGACTATTGCCGTTGCATTTTGTGCTGAGTACCTCGTGGACTCTATTGACTCGATTGTCACCAAGACCGGTATTTCCAAGACTTTCATTGGTTTGATTCTCCTGCCTATTGTCGGCAACGCCGCCGAGCACGTCACTGCCGTCATTGTCGCCATGAAAGACAAAATGGACCTTGCCATTGGCGTCGCAGTGGGTTCGTCGATGCAAATTGCGCTTTTCCTGACCCCCTTCTGTGTCATTCTCGGCTGGTTCATCGACCAACCCATGAGCTTGTACTTCGACACTTTCGAGACCGCCGTGCTCTTCGTGGCTGTGTTCATCACCAATTACCTCATCCTAGACGGCGAGTCCAACTGGCTCGAGGGCGCCATGCTCATTGCTACCTACATTATCGTAGCCATCTCCTTCTACGTCTACCCCGACAGCCCCCTCCCTCCTCCTAACTAA
- the APS2 gene encoding Aps2p (Small subunit of the clathrin-associated adaptor complex AP-2; AP-2 is involved in protein sorting at the plasma membrane; related to the sigma subunit of the mammalian plasma membrane clathrin-associated protein (AP-2) complex; GO_component: GO:0030122 - AP-2 adaptor complex [Evidence IDA,IPI] [PMID 10564262]; GO_component: GO:0030136 - clathrin-coated vesicle [Evidence IDA] [PMID 8157009]; GO_component: GO:0005905 - coated pit [Evidence IEA,IEA]; GO_component: GO:0016020 - membrane [Evidence IEA]; GO_component: GO:0030117 - membrane coat [Evidence IEA]; GO_component: GO:0005886 - plasma membrane [Evidence IEA,IEA]; GO_component: GO:0005628 - prospore membrane [Evidence IDA] [PMID 24390141]; GO_function: GO:0003674 - molecular_function [Evidence ND]; GO_function: GO:0008565 - protein transporter activity [Evidence IEA]; GO_process: GO:0006897 - endocytosis [Evidence IEA]; GO_process: GO:0006886 - intracellular protein transport [Evidence IEA]; GO_process: GO:0006886 - intracellular protein transport [Evidence IC] [PMID 10564262]; GO_process: GO:0015031 - protein transport [Evidence IEA,IEA]; GO_process: GO:0006810 - transport [Evidence IEA,IEA]; GO_process: GO:0016192 - vesicle-mediated transport [Evidence IEA]), whose product MPYCSGQPWVLTTSQQNSEKLKIKGEVHRLVASRDQKFQSNFVEFRSYKIVYRRYAGLFFCACIDESDNELYYLEALHLFVEILDTFFGNVCELDIVFNFHKVYGVLDEVFLAGEVEETSKKVILQRLEQFEKMP is encoded by the coding sequence ATGCCGTACTGTTCCGGTCAACCATGGGTACTAACTACATCTCAACAGAATTCTGAAAAGCTCAAAATTAAAGGCGAAGTGCATAGATTAGTGGCTTCAAGAGACCAAAAATTCCAGAGTAACTTTGTCGAGTTTCGAAGTTATAAAATTGTATACAGGCGGTACGCAGGACTGTTCTTCTGTGCTTGTATCGACGAGTCGGATAACGAGCTTTATTACCTGGAAGCATTGCATTTATTTGTCGAGATTCTTGATACATTTTTTGGAAATGTATGTGAACTAGATAttgtcttcaatttccACAAAGTATATGGTGTGTTAGATGAGGTGTTTCTCGCTGGTGAGGTTGAAGAAACGTCTAAAAAGGTCATTCTCCAGCGACTAGAGCAGTTTGAAAAGATGCCATAG